Proteins encoded together in one Deinococcus multiflagellatus window:
- a CDS encoding aminotransferase class I/II-fold pyridoxal phosphate-dependent enzyme yields the protein MWISGRAAAVPGSVFALMDAAKERARAAGRVVTDLSIGSSDLSPPEAVLSALREATRDPATYRYPLFSDTAPLREAAARYLGRRFGVQVDPQTEVLPLIGAQEGLAHLLLAVTDPGDTLLLPDPGYPPYLGAAAVAGVQVAPLPLREEHGFLPDLDAVPASVRPRALLLNYPNNPTSAVVDADFFPRVAAWCRARGTLLIHDHPYAELTFGDYHAPSALQAGGGGVVELHSLSKTHHMGGFRVGFAAGDAGAIAALARVKGSVDFHPYLGIQRAAALALDLPEALGRQGAAVFQARRDALVPALRGLGWTVAWPQASMYAWARVPGLQDSVAFAVRAAEQTGVALSPGAAFGRQGEGYVRLALVQPPEVLLDAAQRLGKVEV from the coding sequence ATGTGGATCTCTGGGCGGGCGGCGGCGGTGCCGGGCAGCGTGTTTGCGCTGATGGACGCCGCCAAGGAACGGGCGCGGGCCGCCGGGCGCGTGGTGACGGACCTGAGCATTGGCAGCAGCGACCTTTCGCCGCCCGAGGCCGTGCTCTCGGCGCTGCGCGAGGCCACCCGGGACCCGGCCACCTACCGCTATCCCCTGTTCAGCGACACGGCCCCGCTGCGCGAGGCGGCGGCGCGCTATCTGGGCCGCCGCTTCGGGGTGCAGGTGGACCCACAGACCGAGGTGCTCCCCCTGATCGGCGCGCAGGAGGGACTGGCCCACCTGCTGCTGGCCGTGACCGACCCCGGCGACACGCTGCTGCTGCCCGACCCCGGTTACCCGCCCTACCTGGGCGCGGCGGCGGTGGCGGGCGTGCAGGTGGCGCCACTGCCGCTGCGCGAGGAGCACGGCTTTCTGCCCGATCTGGACGCGGTGCCGGCTTCGGTGCGCCCCCGGGCCCTGCTACTGAATTACCCCAACAACCCCACCTCGGCGGTGGTGGACGCTGACTTTTTTCCCCGGGTGGCCGCGTGGTGCCGCGCGCGGGGCACCCTCCTGATCCACGACCACCCCTACGCCGAGCTGACCTTTGGCGACTACCACGCCCCCAGCGCCCTGCAGGCGGGCGGAGGCGGCGTGGTGGAACTGCACTCGCTGAGCAAAACCCACCACATGGGCGGCTTCCGGGTGGGCTTTGCCGCCGGGGACGCCGGGGCCATTGCGGCGCTGGCCCGCGTGAAGGGCAGCGTGGATTTTCACCCGTACCTGGGCATTCAGCGCGCGGCGGCCCTGGCGCTGGACCTGCCTGAGGCCCTGGGCCGCCAGGGCGCAGCCGTGTTTCAGGCCCGGCGCGACGCCCTGGTGCCCGCCCTGCGTGGCCTGGGCTGGACCGTGGCGTGGCCTCAGGCCAGCATGTACGCCTGGGCCCGGGTGCCGGGCCTGCAGGACAGCGTGGCCTTTGCGGTGCGCGCGGCCGAACAAACGGGGGTGGCCCTCAGCCCCGGCGCCGCCTTTGGCCGCCAGGGCGAGGGCTACGTGCGCCTCGCCCTGGTGCAGCCCCCTGAAGTGCTGCTGGACGCGGCGCAGCGATTGGGGAAAGTGGAAGTGTAG
- a CDS encoding exodeoxyribonuclease III, translating into MTDPPLLKVTTLNLNGLRSALRKGLREWLSTEAPDVLLLQEVRAAPMPDALADLGYAGAWFPAQKAGYSGVAILAKAPLSDIRVGLPHDELDAEGRVLSAVIGGVRFASVYLPSGSSGPERQGFKERILEDYHAWTQALLAEGTPLVIGGDYNIAHQALDLKNWRANQKNSGFLPQEREWMTRHLASGLTDTHRACLGDTAAYTWWSNRGNAYANDVGWRLDYLLSAGVTVQGVQAHRAARLSDHAPLSGQVLRPGAQG; encoded by the coding sequence ATGACCGACCCGCCCCTGCTGAAGGTCACGACCCTGAACCTCAACGGCCTGCGCAGCGCCCTGCGCAAGGGGCTGCGCGAGTGGCTGAGCACCGAAGCGCCCGATGTGCTGCTGCTGCAGGAGGTGCGCGCCGCCCCCATGCCAGACGCGCTGGCCGACCTGGGCTACGCCGGGGCGTGGTTTCCGGCCCAGAAGGCGGGCTACAGCGGCGTGGCGATTCTGGCCAAAGCCCCCCTTAGTGATATCCGCGTGGGCCTGCCGCACGACGAGCTGGACGCCGAGGGCCGCGTGCTGAGCGCGGTGATAGGCGGCGTGCGCTTTGCCAGCGTGTACCTGCCCAGCGGCAGTTCCGGCCCCGAACGCCAGGGTTTTAAAGAACGCATTCTGGAGGACTACCACGCCTGGACCCAGGCCCTGCTGGCCGAGGGCACCCCGCTGGTGATCGGCGGCGACTACAACATCGCCCACCAGGCCCTGGACCTGAAAAACTGGCGCGCCAACCAGAAAAACAGCGGCTTTCTGCCCCAGGAGCGCGAGTGGATGACCCGCCACCTCGCCAGCGGCCTGACCGACACCCACCGCGCCTGCCTGGGCGACACCGCCGCCTACACGTGGTGGAGCAACCGCGGCAACGCCTACGCCAACGACGTGGGCTGGCGCCTGGACTACCTGCTGAGTGCCGGGGTAACGGTGCAGGGCGTGCAGGCGCACCGCGCCGCCCGCCTGAGCGACCACGCACCCCTGAGCGGTCAGGTGCTGCGCCCCGGGGCCCAGGGCTAA